The DNA segment ctgaattttcacagttattcatgcattcaaatttcattagaattacgaaagattagatcatcaatatttgaataggtttgattgttctagaaatacaCTACAAAAAATACCGAGAATAATGACGGCATTTTTCGTCGTTATTCTGTCGCTAAATCTAATTAACGACAGAATAAGGATGGAATTATTGGTGTCCCAGAAAACCTTGTCTCCAAGGTGTATACTGACACCAATCTATTTCTGTCGTAAATTCACGACAGAATTTAGAATTTTGTCGCTAAGATGGTGCGACGGAAAGCAATATTATGTCGCTAATATTTAGCGACGGAATAATAAATCTGTCATTAAACTTTAGGGATGGATCGGATTGGTTTTTGTCCTTAAATGTTAACGACGGAATTTTTAGTGTTGTCCCTAATTTAAGGacagattttattttttgtcctaaaaaataacgaaaaactttaaaattttgtCCTAATATATAACAACTAAATTTATATTTTCGTCATTATAATTAACGACATAATAGATAATTTCGTCGCTATTTCGAATACCTACCCTACCCCATTTCCCAGTAATATCGCCcccattcaaaaaaaaaatctaaatccAAATTCATACGCTCCTCATCACATCAATTAAAGAGTCCATAAATACAAACAGTAGTCAATGTATTCATTCAATCACTAAACATATTAAAACTCTGCATTCATTCTCTAATATATCCACAAAAGTTTCATTCTAGATATTGATATGGTCATGACAATATAAATCGTCAATTCCAATTTCgcaaaaaacacacaaaaaataaCTTGATATATATACCAAACTGACCATATCAACAAAGATCAAGTTATATACCAAAAACATCTAAGTAGCTAGTATTCATATGAATATACCAAAACAAAAACCCACCATATCAACCAATATCAAGTTATGTACCAAAAACACCAAAACACCTAATAGTCAGTGtcaaaacatcaaaccatgatatgatagattctaaatttgGTTTTCTGCCAAAATAATCTAGAACCATCATATAACCAAGTGCTTAATTAGGGGATGGAGCTTGTGTGCTATCATCATCATAAGAATGAGACTGGGGGTCCAAGAGTCCATGCTCCATCAAATATCGAACCTGTTCTTGCAAAGTAGTCAACTGTTGTGTAAGTTCTTCGACTTTGGACTTTGCGGCAGCAGCCTCAGCTCTAGCAGCTCCCACATCCGCAGATGAGCTAGTACGTGCACGTGGTCCACGTCCTGACATAGCTTCAGGAAATGTCAAAAAAGCCTGCGAGCCAATACCATATACACGTTTCTTCCTCACTCCTCCAGCAGCATGCATATACATTTCATTCATGGATTCTACATCTGGTGTCCGTGACAAATCACCATCGACATCAGATTGTGAGAACTCAATTAATCTCGCATTCATCtcatcctaaaataacatattaattaattagCTCATTTCAATAACATTATGTAAAATATACAATTCTCTTTTTTTAGCATTTGTAAAACTCACATCAACAGCCTTAGATCTCGCATCAACCCACGTGCCATCCTTTTTTGATGTAATTTCTTCAATAGCTCATAAGCAGTTGTATCACGGTTTAACTCCTCACGCTGCAAAAATAATGATGCTCATAAATTCatgtaatattttatttgatgttaaaaaaaattaaaacttaccaTGTTAATAGAATGCTCCACAAAACAGCGAGACCCCCAATATGTTTGACCAACCCTGTTCCTAGGCCCTCTGGCTCGGTACTATTTTTTTTGGCTTTATCAGACTTCTCTTGCCATCCAGAGGTGCTCCAGATATCCTTCCATTTGTTCCCTTTATTGTAGAGACCTATGTCTctctcatgatcttctcccccctggtggggagtttttgccctccctaGGATTCGAACATGCACCTCCAGGTCTTAAATTCAATGTTCCCTCAAtcttggtaccattgagctagggagtttttgccctccccaggattcgaacatGCACCTCCAGGTCTTAAATTCAATGTTccctcaatcctggtaccattgagctagctagctcaatggtaccaggattgagggAACATTGAATTTAAGACCTGGAGGTGCATGTTCGAATCCTGGaaagggcaaaaactccccaccaagggggagaagatcatgagagAGACATAGATCTCTACAATAAAAGATACATAATATAGTAATAAAGTATGTGAAAACATAGTTAATCCTACCACAAACTCTGCCTAGTAGTATGCCCTAGTCTCAGCATTCACATACAGCCATGTGACACCTAGCAAGCACTGTTTCTCGGAAAATGTCTTGGTTATGTAGGCCGAGATTGAATGGCTCTTTGGTAAAAACCTACATTGAAtaccaaaaaattataataaaaaaactgCCTCAAATAACCCATAatgaaatatataaataaaagaatatgaCTTACTTGCCACCTGAGGCAACGATCAAGATCCTGGAATTACGTGATTGCTCAGCAGCCATCTAGACTCTCCTCTCAAATACACAAAAAACAAACTTAAATTTATATGAAACAATATTCATAAACAATAACCCAACAAAATATTAACATTCACACAAAATGTCTTGCTATtacatatgaaaaaaaaattccaaaatcaTAGCTACTCAAAATCTATTAAGTACAAAATTCATCCTCGGAACCAAATTCATGATTTTCACCATCCTCATCTCCAGATGATATAATAATTTCTATTTCATTTTCATTAACCTCCTCTACATCATCTATTTCTTCGTACAAGATTTCAACATCTACTAGCACATGCGATGTAGTTATATCCTCAATATCAATGACGTGATGTCCGACTTCTTCGTTCTGGAAAGCTTGATTGTCGGTGGATGATATAGAACTAGGTAGAGGTACTTGAATATTTGATCTTGGCTGCATTTTACACACTGCCAACCATTCATGTGTTGACCTCTTAACAATCGGATAAGTAACATAAAATACTTGAGAAGCTTGGACTGCAAATATGAAAGGTTCATAAACATTCAACTTTTTATTCTTGTTAACATCAAATAGTTCGTACTGAAGATGATGCCTTGTTCCAGTTTTTGGTGTAGGGTCAAACCATCCACATTTGAACAAGACAATACTCTTGATAGGCAATCCCGGATATTCCATTTCAACAATTTCTTCAATGTTACCATAGTAACTTATCTCATTCTCTATGTTGCTTGAACCATTGACAGTAACCCCAGCATTACCAATAGACCTCGTTTCACCGTGACGTATAGTATGGAATCTGAACTCATTCACATAATATCCACTATATGATTTGATCTTACGCAATGGGCCAAACGCAAGGTTTTTCAAGCATAATTTTCTTTTTGGGGTTGCTGTACCTAAACATGTAAAAAGTTTTTAAGTCAAAtctattattaaaataatattcatgCTTATTTTCATTCATATTGGGGAAAGATGTCACTATTTCATAGTGCTCAAACCATGCTGCAAAATCAGTTTGTATCCTTGAATCCATCTCACAAGAGTCAATGGTTGAATTACTCGATCGTATTTCAGACTCAAAAATATTGTCacagtcacaaagtccattaaacaaaatattaaaatagttATAAACATAGTGAAAACAAAGTATTCACATTTTACTACCTCAAATATGGTTTCACCTCTGCACAATTCAACAATGtgtatgtttgtgttgcatggTACTCTATATCGTCCAACGATCTTAATCTAAAAGCACCCATTGTTCGACCACCGCAACGAAAAATAGAGATATTGGATACCTCTTCATCTAGTGAATCACCGACTTCATTATTTCGTGGTTGTTTCCTTAAACGTGTCTTCACATTTTCGCTAAAGTAGTGACTGCAAAAATAAGAAGCCTCTTCTACCAAATATGCATTACAAATTGATCCATAAACTCTTGCTTTGTTGCGCACATTGTTCTTCAGTCGTCGCAGAAATCGTTCAAAATGATACATCCACCGATATTGAACAGGACCAGCAGTTCTAGCTTCATAAGGTAGGTGCACAGGAAGATGCTCCATACTATCAAAAAAACTTGGTGGGAATATCTTTTCGAGCTTGCAACGTATCACGGGAATATCATTCTCCAAGCGTACCATGTCAGAGCCTTTTATTTTTCTCGCTGCAACGTCCTTGAACAAAAGACTCAACTCTATCAAAGCTTGCCATACGTTATTTGGAAGCAATTCCCGAAAGGCTATTGGGATTAATCTTTGCATAAATATATGACAATCATGACTTTTCATTCCAAACATCTTGAGTTTAGACATATCAACACATCTTGACAACTTGGATGCATATCCATCAGGAAACTTTAAATCTCTCAACCATTTACACAATGTCACTTTGCTCTGCTTATCTAGCGTATAACAAGCTTTAGGGTACGTGTTTGTTATGTCATCTCGATGTAACTCCGGCCTCTCACAGATCTCTATTAAATCTTGTCTTGACTTGGCGTTATCTTTTGTTTTGCCAGATACATTAAGAATTGTATTGAAAATGTTGTCAAAGACATTTTTCTCAATATGCATCACGTCTAGATTATGTCTAATCAGATTTGTTTTCCAATACGGTAAGTCCCAAAAGACACTTCGTTTTCTCCAACCACATTTACACCATCTCACAATCTCTGAATTCACTTTAGCAGCCCCAACATTTGTAACACTTTGAAACCCATTACGATCAAGTTCTTCAACAATTTTATCTCCAGATTTGATGTGTGGAGGGGGTTTTGTCGCTCTGTTTTTTTCGGAACCATTTCACATTTTGTCTAAAAGTATGGTCACTTGGTAGAAATTTACGGTGGTTATCAAACCACGATGTTTTACCACCATTCTTCAATGTGAAAGCATCAGAGTCCTCCATACAGTAAGGGCTTGCTAGTTTACCAGCGGTACTCCAACCAGATAACATTGCATAAGCAGGAAAATCACTTATCGTCCACAACAAAGAATCACGGAGGGTAAAATTTGTTTTCGAATGAATATCATATGTTTGGGCTCCAACTGACCACAACTCGTTTAGTTCAGCAATAAGAGGTTGCAAGAAAACATCTAACTTATCTTTAGGGTTGTTAGGTCCGGGTACAATCACTGTCAGGAACATGTATTCATCTTTCATGCACATCCATGGAGGTAAATTATAAGGTGTTAGAATAACTGGCCACGATGAATATTGTTGTCCCGACTGTCCAAATGGTTGAAACCCGTCTGCTGAAAGTCCTAGTCTTACATTTCGAACCCAGCTGCAAAATCTGGATGTGTTGCGTCAAAATGTTTCCACGCAGGTGAATCAGCTGGGTAACACATTGTGTCTCCATCCTGTATATGGTCCTCATGCCAACGCATATGCTTCGCAGTTTCTATTGAAGCATTTAGCCTTTGTAAACGTGGAGTAAGGGGAAAATAATACATTCTCTTCCATGggactttttttttcttaactCCTCGATATGAACTAGGCTTGAATCGTGGATGTGTGCAGAACCTACATTCTTGCAGCTCAGAATCATCTCTCCAATAAATCATACAATTGTTGTTACAACAATCAATCTTATCAATAGGCAAGCCTAATCCTCTTATTAATTTTTTGGTACTGTAAAAACTTTCGGTCATACAATTTTCTCCTGGTAGCAACTCAGAAATCAGTtgacatatatcatcataacatCTCTCAGAAATGCGATGATCAGCCTTCATGTTCAACAATCTAGCAACAACCGATAATTGTGAATGACCATTCGAATTACCTTTCCAAATCTCTGTTTCGGCAGCCATTAGCATGTCGTACAGGTTTTTGGCAGTTTCATTTGGACTCTGAGGCTCATCTCCAATGCTGACAGAGTTGTAAAGATCATTAACCATCTCATGTATGTCATAGACATGTTCAACTTGTGATAATGATGATGGATTGACACAATGTTCAACTTCTGGAGCTATGTAAGTTTCTCCATGATGGTGCCAACGATAATAATTAGGCACAAAGCCATACCTACACAGATGTTCTTTAACTGTATCCTCGTCATGGTAAGCTCTATTCTTACATTTTTGGCGATTACATGGACAATGCATCATTTCACAACTCATAACTTCAGGGTGAATTTTAGCAAAATTAACGAACTCTTCAACACCATTAAAGAATTCATTACGCATGTATCCATTTTCTAGCCTATCGTACATCCAAATTCTTGAATCGTTCATAGTTTATTTAAAATTCCTAGCACAACTGCAAAACAATATCGACTTTATATAGATAATTTAGATATTTGTAAAATATCAACATTATAAAATCAAAAGttattaattcaaaatttaatgttaaaaaaaaattcaaaatttcaaatttctatTAAACTAAACATCTATGCTTAATATgttccataaatttcaaaacgAGTAATGCATAATATCAATTtcgaaaaattaaatatatcacAAGATATTTACATCTGATAATTTGCATCAAGAGAATTGAGTTTTTTTAAgcattaaatattaatatatttgatGATATTCTCGTCCTTAATTAGGAGACACATGGTCGGCACccccaaattaaataaaaatatatgttccaatcaaaacaaaaaaaacttcGATTTAATTAAAAGACTCACTCgagaatattatatattttgaaattaattgtgTACTTTTTTGATATTTTAGATGAAAACTCTGGCCTCATCATATTATTGTCCCTGTAAGTTGATTATTTTAAGGATCCCGATGAATTTTGAGCTTCTGAAAGATATAAAATACATAGTATATTAtatgacataaataaaaatagttttttttcccaaaaagCAAACAATATGCAAGATTTGAACAACaaaattttttgataaattaagACAGGATCCAAAAGAGTTGCAGTACCTTGCTTCCATTAAATTATTGCAGTTTGTTTATAAAATGAaaaattacccatgcatcaatgtATTTCATATGCCATAAAAAGGCCAAAACAGAAGAAAAAAATGCTGGAGATGTTATTCTATGTAGTTCTCCTAAGTAATCATTTCATTATAACACTTACATGAATTTCAACTTGCAAAACATTGAAAGATTGAGTCTTATTCATTCCCCAATTTCATGTCCTTAAATACAGTATAGTTGCTCTAAATTCTGCCTGAAATGACACAACTTTTCAGTATAGTCCACTATTTCGGGTTATCTGTGATAATCCCACCTGGCCCTCCCCTCCCTCAAGTATCACAATTCACAATACTACTGCTCTAATCCATAACTATCACGTTATGACGTTAACTCAAAAGCGGTTGTAAACAACGGTAAGAGCAACCATTAAACAATGGATTTCAATAACGTACAATTtcaaattccaaaattaaaTGATGTCCATCGACCCAACTAGTAACTACGAACATTGCAAAAAATCCAGAAACATatagaataataaaaaaaacaatcaaaAGGTTACAAACCTCGTGTACTGAATGAGTCACAAAGGCAACCTCTTGTACTGCCTTTGATAGGAAGCGAAAGCTGCAGCAATAACCTATTAAGGAAACCGTAGAAAAATCAAGTTTTAGAATCAAGGAACAAAAGGATTAATTATAGGGAAAAATGGATCTCGAAGATTTAGGCACAAAATCATAGAATTTTACAAGACAAAATGGCAAAAATTAAAGCAATTAGACGAATTTACCTGAGAATCGAAAAGGGGCAAAAGAACACGAGCGAGAAAGGAGAGAAGCTAGATCGGCCAGGAGTGAAATTATCGGCGTCAAATATTTAGAGGGAGGTTTTAATTAGGGGAATAGTAAAATCTAATtacgacatatatatataattctgtCATTAAACAacgataaaatattatatttgtcAGTAATTAACGACATATGTCTTCTTCTGTTACTAAAATTAAAGATTTgcgacaaatattttatttttgtccgTAATTAACAACGATATTTAATAAATCTGTTGTTAAAATAAAGATCAgaatataaaatttcaaaagttTATAAATTTAACGACTAATTTTATATTTGTCTTTGATTAACgacaaatttaaatattatgtcCTTAATTCGcgaaaacatttaataaatctatcgttaaaataaatattagaatataaaattttaaaatattataaatttaataacaAATGCAATATCTGTCATTGTTTAACGACAGATTTAACATATTTGTCATTAAGTAACGAAAATTGTAAAAATTTCGTCACTAAAATTATCTAACGACAAAATAGTATATATCGTCGCTAAATTGCGACAGAAATTTTATTTCCGTCTTTATTTGTAATTGTTTTTGTAGtgatagtccttcgaacaaattaggaaaattcccatgaattaatattaagtctgatgtcttagatcgactgcttgttacatgcattgtctggtacctacgtgagttcTTGATCTAACTTTTCCCatattttaattaatccaaattttccagctgcattttaattaatttaattttattttcaactttaattattagtttaaaatctgaatcactCTTATTTATTgatctagattaagtaggaataaatatattttggtattcatatatatatatacagtccttgtgggttcgacatccaAATTTCattcactttactattacttgacctggtatgcttgccagttgattttatatcaaaccgatttagccggtcaagttttttggcgccgttgccggggactgtagTGATATCAAAATTCTtgtttctcttgagattagactttactttaatttattttagtaaattttgaattcctctcttttctttgtaaCTTTCAAGTGCTAGGAGAGATGGCAGACAACCGTACTGTTCTTGATTTAATCCGCCCACCAactgaaggctatggatctagcatcgttcgccccgctgttgaggcgaacaattttgagctgaagccctctactattcagctgatccaactGCAAGCAAGATTTGGGGGCACATCTGTGTAAGACCCCTACactcatctggagcgttttctaTCGATAtgcgacacgttcaaggttaatggggtaacatctgatgcagtgcgactgcggttgtgagacctcgattctaaatatctaatcttgggattaaacaacactaagacaaacaataaccaaaggttaaagcaattaaaagaatttttttttttttttaaatagtgcctcgctcgatccgcatgatcttgcggatcgagcgagcaacttttgccAAAGTTACTGCCCGGAAAactcagccctcgctcgatccgcaagatcttgcagatcgagcgagccacaaaaaaaaaagaaacagagGACAGAACagcttgccctcgctcgatccgcaagatcttgcggatcgagcggttaCATAAACAGAGTAAAAACAGTAGAATTCATGCAGAAACTTaagtccaaaaccaacaacattttatcatgtattacaatcacaagttctccaactaatacatgaaattctagggttacacaaccgctcaaaagtattggatttgtaatgacaaactttcaacacagctcgcataaacaatacaataacataacgaagttctatatctaaacatgttcaaatacaactaggtagacatgccgacacgacttctaaaccgagtctcactactagctctccctcttgttgctaaccaggccttcgctgacttggtcctgccccacctgttgccaagtacacatacaaaacaaagcaacagccggataaaccggtgagaatgacattcccagtaaaaacaacataacaaataatgaatatacaacatgctatcaaacaacatattcaagtcgaagctaatgatatgcatgtctttaaaaccaggatataaattctgataaacaagggagtactgctctgcttttgggatcccgaggatgagatcacgtaacgactcaccgactctcccaatcgaggtggtgccacgtatcccactcctctagactttgagcaaccataatgagtatgttagcactaggcaaaatactacaacctaggccactcaatcatagttcccaaacgtctaaacaaaaagggcgtttctgcccgctgaaatcaaagtaagctcaagatgaatgcataacagaaacataaacataagccacataacaaaactcaatcaatcaacaaaatacaagttccacatgctagaacaagtatcgatgcaatatgtgatttaaaaagggaaactcgagaaccaacagtcccgagtatgctatcccgctacgatgactgcttttacctttcaatgcagtagttccaacttctggaaagctacaacaaaatattgtatcaaagtctaacaaatctaaacaacaacaaggctcaaggtaattctatataccgttcttcgtccaaaactcAGAAACAAACAATTGCTGTTAATCTTGGGCTTGAcaagctccaaacgaatctgttcagataccaataaatgatcaaaaaccacgatcaacttacaagccaagatcacaactcaaaaacggttcgaaatccccaaaactcaaaccgacggcatacggctataaactgaacaaaccgacaacgcagacagcagttcaatagcgatataatctcataacaatgctaataccacaacaacaaggcaatcccaacaaatctcaaaactcaaactttcgaaaatggcttccaaaaatcataacaattccgaacgtcgctctatttcaaaaccgacagataataaacgatcagaacactgtagagaacaacatactcgaatctagaatgattataacaacatccaaaaactagaatgtatctgatcgtagaaaaacttacgatataacggagctctcgctgcagtgatcgctaaactgccttcagaaataaattccaacggccggatcgagctcggaaggaaatctgaaagctaAAAACTCAAAAGGGGCAtttcaatggaggctcacggttttggagaggaagatgaaggcttctcaaataaaaatctatgtgtagataatatataaaaatcaatatttgcgttttagtccctgaaatttccaaaatttgcaaaaaaggccctgatcaaaatcaaaccggctcgagaactctgtaatctctaattaattcaaataaactcatttaagataaaaaaaaacggggcgttacagcggttattcccattttctAAACAAGGCGAAGCTACATAGTGGTTAGACGATCTGCCTGCGAGTTCCATCATTACATGGAATCAACTTGTTCAAacttttctgaacaagtatttccctcctacgaagatgacGAAATTATTTTCAGATATTATTTCATTCAAACAGAAGGAGGGTGAATCTTTACAAGACTCAGACGTTCTACAATGGAGCCGATAAGTCagttcgatctatgctggatgctgcgGCTAATGGATGTTTGTCCAGGAAGACGCCAGCTGAAGCCTGGGAGATTATTGAcaacatggcagagagtaacattgggtggccggatgtgaagagagagaagaaggctggtgttctagaggtcgatgctttaaTGACCATGAATGCTAAGATCGACGCTCTAACACATCAAGTGGCACTTATGAAATTAGCgccattaaatcatgcacaagggaatctgcaagatgatcagcagttgtttgaagttgaagcggctaattttgcaggaaatcaAGGAAGACAGtcgtacaactcctacaacaacaactataatCAGAATTGGCAGCCtaagcaagaggagaagaatccgagttttgaggagatcatgatgaaATACGTTGCAGAAACTGAGGCTCGCTTACAGAATCAGAAAAGTATGTTGCAGAAGTTAGAAGTTCAGATGAATCAGATCGCAACCCAATTATCAACCCGGCCTTCTGGAGCTTTACCAAGTAACATGGAACCAAATCCCAGAGGCGTGAACTCTATCATGGTCGTGACTCAAGCACAGTCCGAGAAGCAAATGGATGAAGAAAAAACTAAGGAGGGGCCGAAAATTTCAGATTTCAATGAGGATATGCGCGCTGAAAATTCCTCCACGGCATGTAAGAAAggtaaaacttcaaaatttgaagttaatgataATGTTGATATATCTACTTTGCATTTCCCCCTTAGAGCCAAACAACtgttatttgattttcaatttaaaaagtttcttgaaattttcaagaaactgcatattaacataccttttgcagaagctttagctcagatgccgaattATGCAAGATTTCTGAAGGACTTCttgaaaaacaagaaaaaattgaATGACGTAACACAAGTCATACTGAATGAGGAGTGCTCGGCGGTGCTGAAAAAGAAGCTTCCACCAAAATTTCAAGATccatggagtttttctataccctgtcaaattggaattttatcatttgttaatgtttttgtgtgatttaggatcgagcataaatttaatgtctTATTCTCTTGCTCAAAAATTAGgcatagaaaatattgaacctctctctatctctctcaaatttgctgatggactattaaatatccgagagggGTAGTAGAGAATTtcctagtcaagatagacaagTTGATTTATcttgtagattttgttattcttgacatggatgaggattgTGAGGTGCCTATGATTCTAGGGCGTCCGTTTCTGGCTGCTAGAAGGGCTCTAGTTGATGTTGAGAACGGAGAGTTAATATTGAGACTGAATGATGAGCGAGTGGTTTTTAATATGCttaagtcggctactgagagcccaacTTTAAATTCTTGCTCTGTTTTTTAATTAGTTGATGATATGCATGATGTTGGTGCATGTCTGCAGGTGCAGATCGCTGCAGGATTTAGTCTCTTGCACAATTTCTTTAATGGCtt comes from the Henckelia pumila isolate YLH828 chromosome 1, ASM3356847v2, whole genome shotgun sequence genome and includes:
- the LOC140874150 gene encoding uncharacterized protein, which translates into the protein MNDSRIWMYDRLENGYMRNEFFNGVEEFVNFAKIHPEVMSCEMMHCPCNRQKCKNRAYHDEDTVKEHLCRYGFVPNYYRWHHHGETYIAPEVEHCVNPSSLSQVEHVYDIHEMVNDLYNSVSIGDEPQSPNETAKNLYDMLMAAETEIWKGNSNGHSQLSVVARLLNMKADHRISERCYDDICQLISELLPGENCMTESFYSTKKLIRGLGLPIDKIDCCNNNCMIYWRDDSELQECRFCTHPRFKPSSYRGVKKKKVPWKRMYYFPLTPRLQRLNASIETAKHMRWHEDHIQDGDTMCYPADSPAWKHFDATHPDFAAGFEM
- the LOC140874149 gene encoding uncharacterized protein — translated: MKDEYMFLTVIVPGPNNPKDKLDVFLQPLIAELNELWSVGAQTYDIHSKTNFTLRDSLLWTISDFPAYAMLSGWSTAGKLASPYCMEDSDAFTLKNGGKTSATKPPPHIKSGDKIVEELDRNGFQSVTNVGAAKVNSEIVRWCKCGWRKRSVFWDLPYWKTNLIRHNLDVMHIEKNVFDNIFNTILNVSGKTKDNAKSRQDLIEICERPELHRDDITNTYPKACYTLDKQSKVTLCKWLRDLKFPDGYASKLSRCVDMSKLKMFGMKSHDCHIFMQRLIPIAFRELLPNNVWQALIELSLLFKDVAARKIKGSDMVRLENDIPVIRCKLEKIFPPSFFDSMEHLPVHLPYEARTAGPVQYRWMYHFERFLRRLKNNVRNKARVYGSICNAYLVEEASYFCSHYFSENVKTRLRKQPRNNEVGDSLDEEVSNISIFRCGGRTMGTATPKRKLCLKNLAFGPLRKIKSYSGYYVNEFRFHTIRHGETRSIGNAGVTVNGSSNIENEISYYGNIEEIVEMEYPGLPIKSIVLFKCGWFDPTPKTGTRHHLQYELFDVNKNKKLNVYEPFIFAVQASQVFYVTYPIVKRSTHEWLAVCKMQPRSNIQVPLPSSISSTDNQAFQNEEVGHHVIDIEDITTSHVLVDVEILYEEIDDVEEVNENEIEIIISSGDEDGENHEFGSEDEFCT